In one Drosophila pseudoobscura strain MV-25-SWS-2005 chromosome X, UCI_Dpse_MV25, whole genome shotgun sequence genomic region, the following are encoded:
- the comm3 gene encoding uncharacterized protein comm3 isoform X4: MYVCMYIVHIHCTYYIHSCIRDFNIRPDRANHSDPTIEICRRCPPDYEAESLPSYTIVSGLPTYDDALEEFRKAGILLTPSVVPIIKIFECNDNGGGKEQAVGYSLVETNANGDGSVDNISLNSATCNCGNASPTSTLPSYSAATAAAMALAAAAVPQVIELSPDHLASLSQKRLSLQISFNNSVRRQSTRSGAALRNNLLRSRAVGNTAGMGPIETTVTVASGQGREAGPQILPALHRSSSTLSLSNERQLLDHRLRHLHHRGSLY, translated from the exons atgtatgtatgtatgtacattgtgCACATACATTGTACATATTACATACATTCATGCATTCGGGACTTCAATATTCGGCCAG ACCGTGCCAATCACAGCGACCCCACAATCGAAATCTGCCGCCGCTGTCCGCCGGACTACGAGGCAGAATCGTTACCCTCCTACACCATAGTCTCCGGCCTTCCCACCTACGACGATGCTTTGGAGGAGTTCCGGAAGGCAGGCATCCTACTGACTCCGTCTGTAGTGCCCATCATCAAGATATTCGAGTGCAACGACAATGGCGGCGGCAAGGAGCAGGCCGTGGGATACAGCCTGGTGGAGACGAACGCCAACGGCGATGGCAGTGTCGACAACATTTCGCTCAACTCGGCCACCTGCAACTGCGGCAATGCCTCGCCCACCTCCACGCTGCCCAGCTACAGTGCTGCCACAGCTGCCGCCATGGCCTTGGCGGCAGCTGCTGTTCCTCAGGTCATCGAACTGTCACCAGACCACCTGGCCTCGCTCTCCCAGAAGCGCCTCTCGCTGCAGATCTCATTCAATAATTCGGTTAGACGGCAATCGACGCGCTCAGGTGCCGCCTTGCGGAACAATTTGCTGCGTTCCCGGGCCGTAGGCAACACGGCCGGAATGGGTCCCATCGAAACCACTGTTACCGTGGCATCTGGACAAGGGCGTGAGGCCGGGCCCCAAATATTGCCCGCTCTGCATcgctcctcctccactctGTCGCTCTCGAATGAGCGCCAGCTGCTGGATCATCGCTTGCGGCATTTGCATCATCGCGGCTCGTTGTACTGA
- the LOC4813161 gene encoding uncharacterized protein, protein MSGTTRTGLVPTPKRHVKFFKRRKNYHADDSRMLRFEAIPMPLSLRPFGGLFNPFAKGCSVLCNHPAPSGVKDVINQLKTSLAIEGKNPQGGKEKPGKVADEDQLEPHETDNIPEDLFRRYAETDSRPMTPTPTVTSIHTRTSAGSFYRRCITPEWGKHENIKRKKIILDLRRSHSQETLYWKPSSELTQSGLEEDKKPRSAGANAHEDKRPRRQQSNEQRPKSSLATANLAPGVDPIGGLEGEPKTCINEHELSDEDVRRGKKRKKLKPTQATTTFHLSEDPETQVAALGPDSLNPSTRPSLIPNSVSLLPKDKRESEREPILLKGSFLTDEAFQALKTDLDVDLIENTFGRYLNRALREAIKYMPPKHKIVQKAPEDNHSAESTSKMPRKFSKSATRFDVPMDLSVINAMTPWDYLSKYVWVSQQRKQLYKRVFLKYLSRCEEPESDLPAMGIDDMALTEYRYKERTLLWQSLPQALEDVLEFHGTEKNVRNTLNMLGYEHDQKGTVELDFRAWCGIVSFAERLALADDSGSDDSCDELEKADFNSMEQIMHQFNVPDKLAKIFSVIRKTHKIKY, encoded by the exons ATGAGCGGTACAACACGCACGGGTCTCGTTCCGACGCCCAAGAGACATGTGAAATTCTTCAAAAGG CGTAAGAATTATCATGCTGATGACTCGCGGATGCTCAGATTTGAGGCCATTCCGATGCCACTTTCGCTGCGACCCTTCGGCGGACTGTTCAATCCCTTTGCCAAGGGCTGCTCCGTGCTGTGCAACCATCCAGCGCCATCCGGTGTGAAGGATGTcataaatcaattgaaaacATCTCTGGCCATCGAAGGAAAAAATCCCCAGGGTGGCAAGGAAAAGCCAGGGAAAGTGGCTGATGAAGACCAGCTAGAGCCGCACGAAACGGACAACATCCCCGAAGATCTATTCCGGCGCTATGCTGAGACGGATTCCCGTCCAATGACGCCAACTCCAACGGTGACCAGTATCCACACAAGGACCAGTGCTGGCTCCTTTTACCGTCGTTGCATCACCCCCGAATGGGGCAAGCACGAGAACATCAAGAGAAAGAAAATCATATTGGATCTCAGGCGATCGCACTCCCAGGAGACGCTGTACTGGAAGCCCAGCTCGGAGCTCACCCAGAGCGGCTTGGAGGAGGATAAAAAGCCCAGAAGCGCCGGGGCCAATGCCCATGAGGACAAGAGGCCCAGGCGACAGCAGTCCAACGAGCAGCGACCCAAGTCATCTCTGGCCACTGCCAACCTAGCACCAGGAGTGGATCCCATCGGTGGGCTGGAGGGCGAGCCCAAGACCTGCATCAATGAGCACGAATTGAGCGACGAGGATGTGCGCAGGGGTAAAAAGCGCAAAAAGTTAAAGCCAACTCAGG CCACCACCACCTTTCACTTGAGCGAGGATCCGGAGACACAAGTAGCCGCCCTGGGACCAGACTCACTCAATCCCAGCACTAGACCCAGTCTGATTCCCAATTCGGTGAGTCTGCTGCCAAAGGATAAGCGAGAGAGTGAACGGGAGCCGATCCTCCTGAAGGGAAGTTTCCTCACAGACGAAGCCTTTCAGGCCCTGAAAACCGATTTGGATGTCGATTTGATAGAGAATACTTTTGGccgatat CTCAATCGTGCTCTAAGAGAAGCCATCAAGTATATGCCCCCCAAGCACAAGATTGTTCAAAAGGCCCCTGAGGATAATCACTCCGCCGAAAGTACGTCTAAGATGCCACGCAAGTTCTCCAAATCGGCCACAAGGTTCGATGTGCCCATGGATCTCTCCGTGATAAACG CCATGACCCCATGGGATTACTTGAGCAAATACGTGTGGGTCTCCCAGCAGCGTAAGCAGCTCTACAAGCGCGTCTTTCTTAAATATTTGAGCCGATGCGAAGAGCCGGAGAGCGACCTGCCCGCCATGGGCATTGATGACATGGCTCTGACGGAATATAGGTACAAGGAGCGCACACTACTCTGGCAGAGCTTGCCTCAAGCTCTCGAGGATGTTCTAGAGTTTCACGGCACCGAGAAAAATGTTCGTAATACACTCAATATGCTGGGGTATGAGCATGACCAGAAAGGAACCGTTGAGTTGGACTTTCGTGCCTGGTGCGGCATTGTGTCGTTTGCTGAACGATTGGCGCTGGCCGATGATTCAGGATCGGATGATTCATGCGACGAATTGGAAAAAGCGGATTTCAACAGTATGGAGCAGATAATGCACCAAttcaatgtgccagacaaattGGCTAAAATCTTTAGTGTAATTCGCAAAAcgcataaaataaaatattaa
- the Phs gene encoding zinc finger and BTB domain-containing protein 49 encodes MANVPVPMPSVLKTANKTNGDSVAVAASSTAAAALGDNEDSEESELEEDDDLLDDPDDVVLQIDSEDEAELEAQRIRLDDMKAAAAAAAAETAATTTESQVSNGNQQKQQHQQQNQTNDKAASRKPRGRPPGTGNKKKQKTSSSPQASTASSLVAAQVLADEKSYRFFYKCTRCCNHYGDGLSLSRHFQKEHSEQDCHQVKRKRGRSKVSPSGIESTPPLNLSTLNVGCLKPCAQLLIQGESLLQLCLACNSQFVDVKHFQHHLSEQHGFFKLLVPKEEPTEVPPTAMVTIPAAIAMSKSSQQLQLPIPAPDTPPPEQDGKEPSGTGSCTDKDDLDIINAMVAKMAAERGKPNCAPKVNKMIIKLPGVAKRGKKCKDQEVKTQRKEREQESPESVEKPEKKNQEKPDQAVPDPLQRPEEPTNPPKRKRACKQLSPSPSEAEKEIKKETEPSERRMRKTRNFVDYVMDVKDEEDEDENEEESEGSSATVSPHNSSSDESLASIKRESIEESQSTGRPIHTCNFCGKTFQRFSRMQDHLRIHTGEKPFICNHCGKAFRLKMRLAEHKLRHRTEKAYQCEICSMPLATKQDLSLHMRHHKNDRRYKCDKCDKGFVRSSDLAIHVRIHTGEKPYACDLCGKAFRARQNLVVHRRTHLGDKPVQCELCDKRFARKIDMRVHMRKHTGEKPFNCESCQRGYSSRVNLQRHQEREHGKGSQKPQRTKTGQGKEAKPEEGNESIPEKEAESKTEKGTEPKDKANLRRPRREKLQQKIAAQEKLLNDLKRSLRSLPDIPEESSTGKNELDMSKFPADAGAGCVPPAQVSVTVSMQVEAAANVEDDEITPEKENALSSGSPVDGKSKTNRKITSYFTVVGQQAEMNNLKT; translated from the exons ATGGCCAATGTTCCGGTGCCGATGCCGTCAGTGCTGAAaacagcaaataaaacaaatggAGACTCCGTCGCGGTGGCTGCGTCGTCGACTGCGGCGGCAGCGTTGGGTGACAACGAAGACTCGGAAGAGTCCGAGTTGGAGGAAGATGACGATTTGCTTGATGATCCCGACGATGTCGTTCTGCAAATTGACAGCGAAGACGAGGCCGAATTGGAGGCCCAGCGCATACGCTTGGATGATATGAAAGCAGCGgctgccgcagcggcagcagagacagcagcaacaacaacagagtcGCAGGTCAGTAACGGTaatcagcagaagcagcagcatcagcagcagaatcaAACGAATGACAAAGCAGCGTCCCGAAAACCTCGTGGACGTCCTCCTGGAactggcaacaaaaaaaaacagaaaacatcgAGCAGCCCCCAGGCCTCCACAGCATCATCTCTGGTCGCCGCTCAGGTTTTGGCAGATGAGAAGTCGTATCGCTTCTTCTACAAATGTACGCGCTGCTGCAACCACTACGGCGACGGACTGTCTCTCTCCCGGCACTTCCAGAAGGAGCACTCAGAGCAGGACTGCCATCAGGTCAAGCGCAAGCGTGGCAGAAGCAAAGTTTCCCCTAGTGGAATAGAGTCAACGCCTCCTCTCAATCTGTCCACCTTGAATGTAGGCTGTTTGAAGCCTTGTGCCCAGCTGCTCATACAAGGGGAATCCCTGTTGCAGCTTTGCCTGGCCTGCAACTCCCAGTTTGTGGACGTGAAACACTTTCAGCATCATCTGAGCGAGCAGCATGGCTTCTTCAAGTTGCTCGTGCCTAAGGAGGAGCCCACTGAGGTGCCACCCACAGCTATGGTGACCATACCTGCTGCTATAGCCATGAGCAAGTCCAGTCAGCAGCTTCAGTTGCCCATCCCAGCACCGGACACCCCACCGCCCGAACAAGATGGCAAGGAACCGTCGGGGACTGGCTCGTGCACCGATAAAGATGATCTCGATATAATAAACGCCATGGTGGCCAAAATGGCAGCCGAGAGGGGCAAGCCGAACTGCGCTCCCAAGGTCAACAAGATGATTATTAAGCTGCCAGGTGTGGCCAAGCGGGGCAAAAAATGTAAGGATCAGGAGGTAAAGACTCAACGAAAGGAAAGAGAGCAGGAATCTCCAGAAAGCGTGgagaaaccagaaaaaaagaatCAGGAGAAGCCAGACCAAGCAGTGCCAGATCCGCTGCAGCGTCCAGAG GAGCCCACTAACCCACCCAAGCGGAAGCGTGCTTGCAAACAATTATCACCGTCGCCCTCggaggcagagaaagagatcAAAAAAGAGACGGAGCCAAGCGAGCGACGCATGCGCAAGACTCGAAACTTTGTCGACTATGTGATGGATGTGAAGGATgaggaagacgaagacgaaaacgaagagGAGTCTGAGGGATCCTCTGCCACAGTTTCGCCGCATAACAGCTCGAGCGACGAGAGCCTGGCGTCGATTAAACGGGAGTCAATAGAGGAGTCTCAGAGCACTGGTAGACCCATACACACTTGTAACTTTTGCGGCAAGACCTTTCAGCGCTTCTCACGCATGCAAGATCATCTGCGAATCCACACGGGCGAGAAACCCTTCATTTGCAATCATTGCGGAAAAGCATTTCGCTTGAAGATGCGTCTCGCAGAGCATAAGCTGCGTCATCGTACTGAGAAGGCCTACCAATGCGAGATCTGTTCCATGCCCTTGGCCACTAAACAAGATCTATCACTGCATATGCGTCATCATAAGAACGACAGGCGGTACAAGTGCGACAAATGTGACAAAGGCTTTGTGCGAAGCTCCGACTTGGCCATCCATGTGAGAATTCACACCGGAGAAAAGCCATATGCTTGTGATCTGTGCGGCAAGGCCTTCCGAGCTCGTCAGAATCTTGTGGTTCACCGACGTACTCATTTAGGCGACAAGCCGGTACAGTGTGAGCTCTGCGACAAACGGTTCGCAAGGAAGATTGACATGCGAGTGCACATGCGCAAGCATACAG GCGAGAAACCCTTTAACTGCGAGTCTTGTCAGCGTGGCTACTCCTCCCGTGTGAATCTTCAGCGTCATCAAGAGCGCGAGCATGGCAAAGGCTCGCAGAAGCCACAACGTACAAAGACGGGACAAGGAAAAGAGGCCAAGCCGGAGGAGGGAAACGAATCCATCCCTGAGAAAGAAGCAGAATCGAAGACAGAGAAAGGAACAGAACCCAAAGACAAAGCTAATCTGCGCCGTCCGCGGCGTGAGAAGTTGCAGCAAAAGATCGCTGCCCAGGAAAAGCTACTGAATGATCTGAAGCGCAGCCTAAGGTCCTTGCCGGACATACCCGAAGAGTCTTCCACAGGGAAGAACGAATTGGACATGTCTAAATTTCCAGCCGATGCAGGGGCTGGCTGTGTCCCTCCCGCTCAGGTGTCAGTCACAGTCTCCATGCAAGTGGAGGCCGCAGCTAATGTGGAAGACGATGAGATCACGCCGGAGAAAGAGAATGCTTTGTCCAGCGGCTCTCCGGTCGATGGCAAGTCCAAGACTAATCGAAAGATTACGAGTTACTTTACCGTCGTTGGCCAGCAGGCGGAGATGAATAACCTAAAGACTTAA
- the LOC4813533 gene encoding phosducin-like protein, whose protein sequence is MATLEDKLLGEKLEYYCSSSEGEDNDHDGDDEKDAGRKGAAGGLTINTDPDAAPAGGFRQQGSTNTGPKGVVKDWQRFKQLEAERRDETERQRLALAKKLSMTTATTAEDEERKRQEELDDELSELMSEDFLQQYQKQRMAEMLRQTGHNQQFGKVQQLSTHGEFLACVEQENKHTTIIIHIYEKSLAACSTLNKCLESLASDYPSIKFAKICSSVAGMSRDFRTKGLPALLVYKAQAVVGNFVRLTDDLSDDFFASDVESFLIEHGIIVDRALYS, encoded by the coding sequence ATGGCCACTTTGGAGGATAAATTATTAGGAGAGAAGCTGGAGTActattgcagcagcagcgagggCGAAGACAATGACCACGATGGTGATGATGAGAAAGATGCAGGCAGGAAAGGAGCCGCAGGAGGCCTGACTATTAACACGGATCCGGATGCAGCACCTGCGGGGGGCTTTCGTCAACAGGGATCTACCAATACCGGACCCAAGGGTGTTGTCAAGGATTGGCAGCGTTTCAAGCAACTGGAAGCCGAGCGTCGCGATGAAACGGAGCGTCAACGTCTGGCCCTGGCCAAAAAACTGAGCATGACTACGGCCACAACCGCTGAAGATGAGGAGCGCAAGCGTCAGGAGGAATTGGACGACGAACTGTCGGAGCTGATGAGCGAAGACTTCTTGCAACAGTACCAGAAGCAACGAATGGCCGAAATGCTCCGTCAAACGGGACACAATCAACAGTTCGGAAAGGTGCAGCAACTGAGCACCCACGGGGAGTTTCTGGCCTGCGTGGAGCAGGAGAACAAGCATACGACAATCATCATACACATCTATGAGAAAAGCCTGGCGGCCTGCAGTACGCTTAACAAGTGCCTTGAGAGCTTGGCCAGCGATTATCCGTCCATTAAGTTTGCCAAAATATGTAGCTCTGTGGCCGGAATGAGCAGGGACTTCCGTACAAAAGGACTTCCGGCCCTGCTGGTGTACAAAGCCCAGGCGGTAGTTGGAAACTTTGTGCGCTTAACCGACGATCTGAGCGACGACTTTTTTGCCTCCGACGTCGAAAGTTTTCTCATCGAACACGGAATCATAGTGGATAGGGCTCTATACAGCTAA